In a single window of the Clarias gariepinus isolate MV-2021 ecotype Netherlands chromosome 16, CGAR_prim_01v2, whole genome shotgun sequence genome:
- the dhx58 gene encoding probable ATP-dependent RNA helicase DHX58, with protein MAEISLRPYQQEVIQAALRGENSIIWLPTGGGKTRAAVYVAKEHIETHANAKVAVLVNKVHLVDQHFKNEFRPFLGNSVKMVAISGESSEKDFFGYVVRDTSLVICTAQILENALINKEETKNVKLTDFTLLIIDECHHTHKEAVYNKIMARYVRQKIACERGLPQILGLTASPGTGGARTLDGAIAHVLEICANLDSVIVSTKNYKTELKAVVPRPIKNYDIVDERLWDPFGDHLKMMMKLIHEFMMSDQKFPLRALGTQEYEADVVELEKKGVQDKNRILARCALHLRKYNDALLINDSVRMVDALRLLEEFYATERRNVIDLTDEFLTGLFNENRVELMQLASNALHENPKLDRLQRTLVDQFKDESSRGILFVKTREITRCLYDWVRANPALRRANIKAANLVGAGTGASHMTQREQKETIQKFRDGDLNLLISTSVAEEGLDVPECNVVVRYGLLTNEIAQQQASGRARAKDSVYSVVTQAGGREMRKEKTNEYLEELTGKAIARVQSMEPREFHRKILELQREAVTSRILEARQKDKRRLRYDPAEVAFECRGCFKSVARGDDMRLVNDTQHVNVNPDFETFYKAGGQVYLERTFEDWEPGRTISCAACGKDWGMEVKFKNLVLPCLSIKGFSMRSPQGNRTAKQWKDVEFAVEDFDFTQYVENRFGDLTRD; from the exons atGGCGGAGATCTCACTGAGGCCGTACCAGCAGGAGGTGATCCAGGCGGCTCTAAGAGGGGAGAACAGCATCATCTGGCTGCCAACAGGTGGAGGAAAGACTCGAGCTGCTGTTTACGTGGCCAAGGAGCACATAGAGACGCACGCCAATGCCAAAGTGGCTGTTCTCGTCAACAAG gTGCACCTGGTGGATCAGCACTTTAAGAATGAGTTCCGGCCCTTCCTGGGTAACTCTGTGAAAATGGTGGCCATCAGCGGAGAGAGTAGCGagaaggacttttttggctaCGTGGTGAGGGACACAAGCCTGGTCATCTGCACGGCTCAGATCTTGGAGAACGCCTTAATAAACAAAGAGGAGACCAAGAACGTGAAGCTGACAG ACTTCACGCTGCTGATCATTGACGAGTGCCATCATACTCATAAAGAAGCAGTGTATAATAAAATCATGGCACGCTATGTGAGACAGAAGATCGCATGTGAGAGAGGTCTGCCTCAGATCCTGGGCCTTACAGCGTCACCGGGAACAGGAGGAGCCCGGACGCTGGACGGAGCCATCGCACACGTCCTGGAG ATCTGTGCAAACCTGGACTCTGTTATCGTGTCGACTAAAAATTACAAGACCGAGCTTAAAGCTGTCGTCCCCAGACCAATAAAGAACTATGACATCGTGGACGAACGGCTTTGG gacccGTTTGGTGATCAcctgaagatgatgatgaagctGATTCACGAGTTCATGATGTCGGACCAGAAGTTCCCTTTGCGGGCGTTGGGCACTCAGGAGTACGAAGCTGATGTGGTGGAGCTGGAAAAGAAAG GTGTGCAGGACAAGAACAGGATTTTGGCAAGATGTGCTCTCCACCTGAGAAAATACAACGATGCTCTGCTCATTAACGACAGCGTGCGCATGGTGGATGCTCTGAGGCTTCTGGAGGAGTTCTACGCTACAGAGAGAAGAAATGTGATCGACCTCACTGATGAGTTTCTCACAGGACTTTTTAATG AGAACAGAGTGGAGCTGATGCAACTTGCGTCTAATGCGTTACATGAGAATCCCAAGCTGGATCGGCTGCAGCGCACCCTGGTCGACCAGTTCAAAGACGAGAGCTCGCGCGGTATACTTTTCGTCAAAACCCGCGAGATCACCCGCTGCCTGTACGACTGGGTGCGTGCAAACCCGGCACTGCGGCGAGCCAACATCAAAGCTGCTAATCTGGTCGGGGCAGGAACCGGAGCCAGCCACATGACACAG AGGGAGCAAAAAGAGACCATTCAGAAATTCCGAGACGGAGACCTCAACCTCCTGATCTCGACCAGCGTGGCCGAGGAAGGCCTCGACGTCCCGGAATGCAACGTGGTGGTCCGGTACGGGCTGCTGACAAACGAGATTGCACAGCAGCAGGCCAGTGGGCGGGCCAGGGCGAAGGACAGCGTCTATTCGGTGGTGACACAAGCGGGTGGACGGGAGATGCGCAAGGAGAAGACTAACGAATATCTGGAGGAGTTAACGGGCAAGGCGATCGCTCGCGTGCAGAGCATGGAGCCAAGGGAGTTTCACCGAAAG ATCTTGGAGCTGCAGCGGGAGGCAGTGACGTCACGCATCCTGGAGGCCAGGCAGAAGGACAAGAGAAGGCTCCGCTATGACCCAGCTGAGGTAGCGTTCGAATGCCGCGGCTGCTTCAAATCTGTTGCTCGCGGAGATGACATGAGACTCGTGAACGACACGCAGCACGTCAACGTCAACCCTGATTTCGA GACGTTCTATAAGGCTGGAGGGCAAGTTTACTTGGAACGGACGTTTGAAGATTGGGAGCCGGGTCGTACCATCAGCTGTGCTGCATGTGGAAAG gattGGGGGATGGAAGTGAAGTTTAAGAACTTGGTCTTGCCGTGTTTAAGTATAAAGGGCTTTTCGATGAGGAGTCCTCAGGGTAACCGCACGGCCAAGCAGTGGAAGGACGTCGAGTTCGCCGTAGAGGACTTCGACTTTACTCAGTATGTGGAAAACCGCTTTGGAGACCTCACGCGGGACTGA